A genomic window from Camelina sativa cultivar DH55 chromosome 2, Cs, whole genome shotgun sequence includes:
- the LOC104727430 gene encoding uncharacterized protein LOC104727430 produces MSGGVGPTYNDITLPKEEEQHHQQTQTPSTGKTTGFFSFRQLNILAIIIVLSASGLVTIQDFIFTILTLIYFFFLSKLIFPPHNNPNRDAPLTSSTNKIFRIYVTSAGIVGLLIPICYIFEGMFEDDKSGVSAAAPHVFLLASQVFMEGLAASCGFSAPARILVPIVYNARRVLTLVEWIFSEFSREYVNGTTVSPRRMYAGKVLAAVNLGIWSFNLFGVLIPVYLPKAFKRYYGSDKEN; encoded by the coding sequence ATGTCTGGAGGCGTCGGTCCAACGTACAACGACATAACcttaccaaaagaagaagaacaacatcatcaacaaaCCCAAACACCATCCACCGGAAAAACCACCGGATTCTTCTCATTCCGGCAACTAAACATCCTCGCAATAATCATCGTTCTCTCCGCAAGTGGTCTCGTAACGATCCAAGACTTCATATTCACGATCCTAACActcatctacttcttcttcctttccaaACTCATCTTCCCACCGCACAACAACCCAAACCGCGACGCTCCTCTCACAAGCTCCACAAACAAGATCTTCCGTATCTACGTAACGTCGGCGGGGATCGTCGGGCTTTTGATCCCGATCTGTTACATCTTCGAAGGAATGTTCGAGGATGATAAGAGCGGTGTGAGCGCAGCTGCACCGCACGTGTTTCTTTTGGCGAGTCAGGTTTTTATGGAAGGGTTGGCTGCGTCTTGTGGGTTCTCTGCTCCGGCGAGGATCCTTGTTCCTATTGTTTATAACGCTAGGAGGGTTTTGACACTTGTCGAGTGGATTTTTAGTGAGTTCTCCAGGGAGTATGTGAACGGGACGACGGTGTCTCCGCGGCGGATGTATGCCGGAAAAGTTTTGGCTGCGGTGAATTTGGGGATTTGGTCGTTTAATCTCTTTGGTGTTTTGATTCCGGTTTACCTACCCAAGGCTTTTAAGAGGTACTACGGTTCTGATAAGGAGAATTGA
- the LOC104753222 gene encoding uncharacterized protein LOC104753222, with protein MNQKFSSSHYEFRSNQVCPGSPGGGNLISPGSVISNSGTSSPYPGKSPMVEFRIGEPPKFLGFEHFTARKWGSRFGSGSITPVGHGSGLASGALTPNGPEIVSGNLTPNNTTWPLQNQISEVASLANSDHGSEVIVADHRVSFELTGEDVARCFASKLNRSHDRMNNNDRIATEESSLTDRGRRNSFQKIESIENRETEQQRIQKLSSSSVGSSKDFKFDNTKDENIEKVAGNSWSFFPGLRSGVS; from the coding sequence atgaatcaaaagttctcatcgTCACATTATGAGTTTCGGTCTAATCAGGTCTGTCCTGGAAGTCCTGGTGGTGGTAATCTTATCTCCCCCGGGTCAGTGATTTCAAACTCTGGTACATCTTCTCCTTACCCGGGTAAATCCCCCATGGTCGAGTTTAGAATAGGCGAGCCTCCAAAGTTCCTTGGTTTTGAGCATTTCACAGCACGTAAATGGGGATCAAGGTTTGGTTCTGGCTCGATCACACCTGTTGGGCACGGTTCAGGTTTGGCTTCAGGCGCTCTGACACCAAATGGTCCAGAGATAGTCTCTGGGAACCTAACACCCAACAACACCACATGGCCACTTCAGAATCAGATCTCTGAAGTTGCTTCACTGGCGAATTCGGATCATGGCTCTGAAGTCATTGTGGCAGATCACAGAGTTTCGTTTGAGTTAACAGGCGAAGACGTTGCACGTTGCTTTGCAAGCAAGCTAAATCGATCACACGACAGAATGAACAACAATGACCGGATTGCGACAGAGGAGAGTTCATTAAcagacagaggaagaagaaacagctTCCAAAAGATTGAAAGTATAGAGAATAGAGAGACCGAACAGCAGAGAATTCAGAAGCTGAGTTCCTCATCGGTTGGATCTAGCAAAGATTTCAAATTCGACAACACTAAAGACGAGAATATTGAGAAGGTCGCTGGAAACAGCTGGAGCTTCTTCCCTGGGTTACGTTCTGGAGTCAGCTAA